One segment of Leptodactylus fuscus isolate aLepFus1 chromosome 7, aLepFus1.hap2, whole genome shotgun sequence DNA contains the following:
- the AK7 gene encoding adenylate kinase 7 isoform X1, with amino-acid sequence MAEDGERIVRPKRIFINHLDSYAGRNIGKYLSTCVAGASLEEAEEGAEEEEENHSVQDVAGKQGLFQIVGTLSSPSDKKLKFPVESYVVSSKDELLSHLLESDVIIYNITEEPSQIEEASWAVSALHTEIENFESQKLFILISTVMTWARSKPLDPDDPEIPFTEDDYRRRKCHLNFKDHISTEKLVIKMGKSNKGKFSTYVIASGVPYGAEEGVLHTIFKEAWKGETPALSIYGEGQNIIPLIHIADLASVVQNIVDRRPRTHYLVAVDDSVHTLEEIIKCISTHLGPGKVHKVSKEAVFLNKELTQQDIDHLLVNLRMEAVFLKENFNINWVSQSGIVENIALIIKEYKESRGLLPLRICILGPVAVGKTTVSKLLCKHYKLHHIHIKDVITEAIDNLERLVRSPPEEEEEGEEGPEAWQELLDSVKENMEQNGGRLDDSYVIRFMKEKLKSMPCQNQGYVVDGYPKTYEQAKELFNSEEGEEEEESRSKAPRFDKTITPDYVISLDATDEFLKNRVINLPESTVAGTHYAQDRFLRALATFRELNTEDETVLNYFDEAEIHPLHIDVSKDDDPQYRDIIKQIIEEVGEPRNYGLTPEELAELELRMAEESLAREAERKAELEMMEAEEEVEKIARWEEWNSRLEEVKRQEHEMLEAQSVPLRNYLMKNIMPTLIEGLNECCKVRPDDPVDYLAEYLFKHNPQIE; translated from the exons ATGGCGGAGGACGGTGAAAGAATCGTGAGACCCAAACGGATCTTCATTAACCACTTAGATTCCTATGCCGGCAGGAACATAGGCAAG TATCTGTCAACTTGTGTGGCTGGAGCATCACTTGAAGAAGCAGAAGAAGGAGccgaagaagaggaagaaaaccACTCAGTACAAGATGTGGCAGGCAAACAGGGGCTCTTTCAGATTGTGGGAACTCTGTCCAGTCCTTCTGACAAGAAGCTGAAGTTCCCTGTGGAATCTTATGTG gtCTCAAGTAAGGATGAACTATTAAGTCATCTTCTGGAGAGTGATGTCATCATCTATAACATCACCGAGGAGCCATCTCAGATTGAGGAAGCATCATGGGCTGTGTCCG CTCTTCACACTGAGATTGAAAACTTTGAGAGCCAAAAACTGTTCATATTAATATCGACTGTGATGACCTGGGCGCGGAGCAAACCCCTTGATCCG GATGATCCTGAAATCCCTTTCACTGAAGATGACTATCGGAGAAGGAAATGTCACTTAAATTTTAAAGATCACATAAGTACTGAGAAGCTGGTGATAAAAATGGGAAAATCT AATAAGGGCAAATTTTCAACATATGTAATAGCATCTGGGGTGCCATATGGAGCAGAAGAAGgtgttcttcatacaatctttaaa GAGGCCTGGAAGGGGGAGACACCTGCATTATCCATCTATGGAGAAGGGCAGAATATCATCCCATTAATTCATATTGCTGATTTAGCCAG TGTAGTGCAAAACATAGTGGACCGGAGGCCTAGGACGCATTACCTGGTGGCAGTGGATGATTCAGTACACACATTGGAGGAAATCATCAAG TGTATCAGCACTCACCTTGGGCCTGGAAAAGTGCACAAAGTATCTAAGGAGGCAGTATTCCTGAACAAAGAGCTAACG CAACAGGACATTGACCATTTACTGGTGAACCTGAGGATGGAGGCTGTTTTCTTAAAGGAGAACTTCAATATTAACTGGGTGTCTCAGAGTGGAATTGTGGAGAACATTGCGCTCATCATCAAGGAGTACAAGGAGAGTCGTGGTTTACTG CCTCTTCGTATCTGCATCCTTGGCCCAGTCGCTGTAGGAAAAACAACTGTCTCAAAGTTGCTGTGCAAACACTACAAATTACATCACATCCATATAAAAGACGTTATCACAGAAGCGATTGACAACCTG GAACGTTTGGTGAGATCTCCtccagaagaggaagaggaaggagaGGAAGGCCCAGAAGCCTGGCAGGAATTACTGGATTCTGTAAAAGAGAACATGGAACAAAATGGAG GCCGCCTGGATGACAGCTACGTGATCCGCTTCATGAAGGAAAAACTGAAATCTATGCCTTGTCAGAACCAGGGTTATGTCGTAGATGGATATCCTAAGACCTATGAACAAGCCAAGGAGCTTTTTAACT CAGAAGAaggtgaagaagaggaggagagcagGAGTAAGGCTCCGCGTTTTGATAAAACCATCACTCCAG ATTATGTTATTTCATTGGATGCAACTGATGAATTTCTTAAAAACCGTGTGATTAACCTACCAGAGAGTACGGTTGCTGGAACACATTATGCTCAGGATCGTTTCCTGCGAGCTCTCGCCACATTCCGTGAATTAAACACTGAGGACGAAACCGTCCTGAATTATTTCGATGAAGCTGAAATTCACCCTTTGCATATCG ATGTTTCTAAAGATGATGATCCCCAATATAGAGATATAATAAAACAAATTATCGAGGAAGTCGGTGAACCTCGCAACTATGGCCTGACACCAGAAGAGTTGGCAGAGCTGGAGCTGAGAATGGCAGAGGAAAGTCTTGCTCGTGAGGCAGAAAGGAAAGCTGAATTAGAGATGATGGAGGCTGAAGAGGAAGTGGAAAAGATCGCCCGATGGGAGGAGTGG AATAGTCGCCTAGAAGAGGTAAAACGCCAAGAACATGAAATGCTGGAAGCCCAGTCAGTTCCTTTAAGGAATTATCTAATGAAGAACATCATGCCAACACTCATAGAAGGATTGAATGAATGCTGCAAGGTCAGGCCAGATGACCCAGTTGACTATCTG GCAGAATATCTGTTCAAGCATAACCCTCAGATAGAGTGA
- the AK7 gene encoding adenylate kinase 7 isoform X2, with protein sequence MPTIEYLSTCVAGASLEEAEEGAEEEEENHSVQDVAGKQGLFQIVGTLSSPSDKKLKFPVESYVVSSKDELLSHLLESDVIIYNITEEPSQIEEASWAVSALHTEIENFESQKLFILISTVMTWARSKPLDPDDPEIPFTEDDYRRRKCHLNFKDHISTEKLVIKMGKSNKGKFSTYVIASGVPYGAEEGVLHTIFKEAWKGETPALSIYGEGQNIIPLIHIADLASVVQNIVDRRPRTHYLVAVDDSVHTLEEIIKCISTHLGPGKVHKVSKEAVFLNKELTQQDIDHLLVNLRMEAVFLKENFNINWVSQSGIVENIALIIKEYKESRGLLPLRICILGPVAVGKTTVSKLLCKHYKLHHIHIKDVITEAIDNLERLVRSPPEEEEEGEEGPEAWQELLDSVKENMEQNGGRLDDSYVIRFMKEKLKSMPCQNQGYVVDGYPKTYEQAKELFNSEEGEEEEESRSKAPRFDKTITPDYVISLDATDEFLKNRVINLPESTVAGTHYAQDRFLRALATFRELNTEDETVLNYFDEAEIHPLHIDVSKDDDPQYRDIIKQIIEEVGEPRNYGLTPEELAELELRMAEESLAREAERKAELEMMEAEEEVEKIARWEEWNSRLEEVKRQEHEMLEAQSVPLRNYLMKNIMPTLIEGLNECCKVRPDDPVDYLAEYLFKHNPQIE encoded by the exons TATCTGTCAACTTGTGTGGCTGGAGCATCACTTGAAGAAGCAGAAGAAGGAGccgaagaagaggaagaaaaccACTCAGTACAAGATGTGGCAGGCAAACAGGGGCTCTTTCAGATTGTGGGAACTCTGTCCAGTCCTTCTGACAAGAAGCTGAAGTTCCCTGTGGAATCTTATGTG gtCTCAAGTAAGGATGAACTATTAAGTCATCTTCTGGAGAGTGATGTCATCATCTATAACATCACCGAGGAGCCATCTCAGATTGAGGAAGCATCATGGGCTGTGTCCG CTCTTCACACTGAGATTGAAAACTTTGAGAGCCAAAAACTGTTCATATTAATATCGACTGTGATGACCTGGGCGCGGAGCAAACCCCTTGATCCG GATGATCCTGAAATCCCTTTCACTGAAGATGACTATCGGAGAAGGAAATGTCACTTAAATTTTAAAGATCACATAAGTACTGAGAAGCTGGTGATAAAAATGGGAAAATCT AATAAGGGCAAATTTTCAACATATGTAATAGCATCTGGGGTGCCATATGGAGCAGAAGAAGgtgttcttcatacaatctttaaa GAGGCCTGGAAGGGGGAGACACCTGCATTATCCATCTATGGAGAAGGGCAGAATATCATCCCATTAATTCATATTGCTGATTTAGCCAG TGTAGTGCAAAACATAGTGGACCGGAGGCCTAGGACGCATTACCTGGTGGCAGTGGATGATTCAGTACACACATTGGAGGAAATCATCAAG TGTATCAGCACTCACCTTGGGCCTGGAAAAGTGCACAAAGTATCTAAGGAGGCAGTATTCCTGAACAAAGAGCTAACG CAACAGGACATTGACCATTTACTGGTGAACCTGAGGATGGAGGCTGTTTTCTTAAAGGAGAACTTCAATATTAACTGGGTGTCTCAGAGTGGAATTGTGGAGAACATTGCGCTCATCATCAAGGAGTACAAGGAGAGTCGTGGTTTACTG CCTCTTCGTATCTGCATCCTTGGCCCAGTCGCTGTAGGAAAAACAACTGTCTCAAAGTTGCTGTGCAAACACTACAAATTACATCACATCCATATAAAAGACGTTATCACAGAAGCGATTGACAACCTG GAACGTTTGGTGAGATCTCCtccagaagaggaagaggaaggagaGGAAGGCCCAGAAGCCTGGCAGGAATTACTGGATTCTGTAAAAGAGAACATGGAACAAAATGGAG GCCGCCTGGATGACAGCTACGTGATCCGCTTCATGAAGGAAAAACTGAAATCTATGCCTTGTCAGAACCAGGGTTATGTCGTAGATGGATATCCTAAGACCTATGAACAAGCCAAGGAGCTTTTTAACT CAGAAGAaggtgaagaagaggaggagagcagGAGTAAGGCTCCGCGTTTTGATAAAACCATCACTCCAG ATTATGTTATTTCATTGGATGCAACTGATGAATTTCTTAAAAACCGTGTGATTAACCTACCAGAGAGTACGGTTGCTGGAACACATTATGCTCAGGATCGTTTCCTGCGAGCTCTCGCCACATTCCGTGAATTAAACACTGAGGACGAAACCGTCCTGAATTATTTCGATGAAGCTGAAATTCACCCTTTGCATATCG ATGTTTCTAAAGATGATGATCCCCAATATAGAGATATAATAAAACAAATTATCGAGGAAGTCGGTGAACCTCGCAACTATGGCCTGACACCAGAAGAGTTGGCAGAGCTGGAGCTGAGAATGGCAGAGGAAAGTCTTGCTCGTGAGGCAGAAAGGAAAGCTGAATTAGAGATGATGGAGGCTGAAGAGGAAGTGGAAAAGATCGCCCGATGGGAGGAGTGG AATAGTCGCCTAGAAGAGGTAAAACGCCAAGAACATGAAATGCTGGAAGCCCAGTCAGTTCCTTTAAGGAATTATCTAATGAAGAACATCATGCCAACACTCATAGAAGGATTGAATGAATGCTGCAAGGTCAGGCCAGATGACCCAGTTGACTATCTG GCAGAATATCTGTTCAAGCATAACCCTCAGATAGAGTGA